A stretch of the uncultured Cohaesibacter sp. genome encodes the following:
- a CDS encoding glycosyltransferase family 2 protein, with translation MTSSPFDYQRGFAQTVKGPDIDRSRPITLSLIVPVFNEEDGIVPFLEAVTPIVEATGQACEILFVNDGSRDNSLMALRAAAAQDARVKVIDLSRNFGKEAALSAGLDFASGDVMIPMDVDLQDPPDLIPVFLAKWREGFDVVNGVRVDRSQDTTVKRNSAGLFYWLFNKLSPTDLPNNVGDYRLLDRQVVEAIKLMPERNRFLKGIFAWVGFRTTEIPFARPERTVGSTSWNYWKLWNFALDGVIGYSTAPLRIWTYTGFVLALFSFLYGAFIIAKTLLFGVDVPGYPSLITIILFMSGVQMISLGVIGEYVSRIFIEVKERPLYLVREVIATADHQDR, from the coding sequence GTGACCTCTTCTCCCTTCGACTACCAGAGAGGCTTTGCCCAGACCGTCAAAGGTCCGGATATCGATCGCAGCCGCCCAATCACCCTGTCCCTGATCGTGCCAGTCTTCAATGAAGAGGACGGGATCGTCCCTTTTCTCGAAGCGGTGACCCCGATTGTCGAGGCAACGGGACAGGCCTGTGAAATCCTGTTTGTCAATGATGGCAGTCGCGACAATAGCCTCATGGCGCTGCGGGCCGCAGCCGCGCAGGATGCACGGGTCAAGGTGATTGATCTGTCGCGGAATTTCGGCAAAGAAGCCGCCCTGTCAGCGGGACTGGATTTTGCCAGTGGTGACGTGATGATCCCGATGGATGTGGACTTGCAGGATCCACCAGACCTGATCCCGGTTTTTCTTGCCAAGTGGCGTGAAGGCTTTGACGTGGTCAACGGGGTGCGCGTGGACCGGTCACAGGACACAACGGTAAAGCGCAACAGTGCAGGCCTGTTCTACTGGCTGTTCAATAAGCTCTCACCGACCGATCTACCCAATAATGTGGGCGATTACCGGCTGCTTGACAGGCAGGTGGTTGAAGCGATCAAGTTGATGCCGGAACGCAATCGCTTTTTGAAGGGCATTTTCGCATGGGTTGGCTTCCGGACCACCGAAATCCCCTTTGCCCGCCCGGAGCGCACGGTGGGCTCCACCAGCTGGAATTATTGGAAGCTCTGGAATTTCGCCCTTGATGGAGTGATTGGCTATTCGACAGCTCCGCTGAGGATCTGGACTTATACCGGCTTCGTTCTGGCCCTGTTTTCTTTCCTTTATGGTGCCTTCATCATCGCCAAAACCTTGCTGTTCGGGGTTGATGTACCCGGCTATCCCTCGCTGATTACGATCATTCTGTTCATGAGCGGGGTCCAGATGATTTCGCTTGGGGTGATCGGGGAATATGTCAGCAGGATCTTCATCGAGGTGAAGGAGCGTCCGCTTTATCTGGTGCGCGAAGTGATTGCCACCGCAGATCATCAGGATAGGTAA
- a CDS encoding glycosyltransferase family 39 protein → MPHFPLREFLTLMRFGIVGVGATLVHMSVAAGLVHFALANVFIANLAAYMTAFLVAFTGHFLWTFQKGAPLKQAIWRYFVISLSAFGANNLVLLGLVESGLVSKVTSVIIAAAIVPAISYVASRLWGFKEAPVPLGPETAAPSAEAFQAIALDSETDEVDEATDVPSVSSRLHDRVMKHPAFWFWALVMIHLVLWTLVPTLVYRNLPLDVIELVTWGHEWQLGYFKHPPLPSWLLEGATILFGKAEWPAYMLSQLSIVIAFWAIWRLGRAVIGAKAALLSVFLTSLIYFYNFPTPEFNHNVLQVPVWALMALVGWYALKQDKLWQWLALGLLTGTAVYIKYSMAILVVALLLFLLIEPQARQRLRSKGLWLASLLALLISAPHLYWLIDSNFQSLAYASTRSAPLEGITARILGPLGFVGAQIGHHGALLLVLVLGGGLLPFWRKGLTGRVSFAFAGTLEQRYILWIALVPILLTILLSVISGSEMRPMWPAPMFSFSALALLGSLKTAYYKDRFRAMVIGWAALYFGILVVIASMGLFGSHFIKKPLRVDWPGSTIASHFSKAWQSQFGQPLAFVGGNAWIGGNVSFYAPERPSLVYLEDWGRSPWADPAQVRCQGLLILWQQKDGSEPRLPDYEGIDLKKISASGLEAFPWKVTDKPFRIGWAMMPPEPDACQ, encoded by the coding sequence GTGCCGCACTTTCCCCTCAGAGAATTCCTCACCCTTATGCGGTTCGGCATTGTCGGGGTCGGCGCAACCCTTGTGCATATGAGCGTCGCGGCAGGATTGGTGCATTTTGCGCTGGCCAATGTGTTCATTGCCAATCTGGCAGCCTATATGACGGCCTTTTTGGTGGCCTTTACTGGCCATTTTCTCTGGACCTTTCAGAAAGGCGCGCCGTTAAAGCAGGCGATCTGGCGTTACTTCGTGATTTCGCTCAGCGCCTTTGGCGCCAATAATCTGGTGCTGCTGGGCCTTGTTGAGAGCGGACTGGTCAGCAAGGTCACCAGCGTCATTATCGCAGCCGCCATCGTGCCTGCCATTTCCTATGTTGCGAGCCGTCTTTGGGGCTTCAAGGAAGCCCCCGTGCCCTTAGGACCAGAAACAGCTGCGCCAAGTGCAGAAGCATTCCAAGCTATCGCTTTAGACAGTGAGACTGACGAGGTTGATGAAGCCACTGATGTGCCATCTGTCAGCAGCCGATTGCATGATCGGGTGATGAAGCATCCGGCTTTCTGGTTCTGGGCATTGGTGATGATCCATCTGGTGCTATGGACGTTGGTGCCGACACTGGTCTATCGCAATCTGCCATTGGATGTGATCGAGCTGGTGACTTGGGGGCATGAATGGCAGCTTGGCTATTTCAAGCATCCTCCCCTGCCCTCATGGCTGCTGGAAGGGGCGACCATCTTGTTTGGCAAGGCTGAATGGCCCGCCTATATGCTCAGCCAGCTGTCCATTGTCATAGCTTTCTGGGCAATCTGGCGGTTGGGGCGCGCCGTGATTGGCGCTAAGGCCGCGTTGCTCTCGGTGTTCCTCACATCACTGATTTATTTTTATAATTTCCCGACGCCGGAATTCAATCACAATGTCCTTCAGGTGCCTGTCTGGGCGCTGATGGCGCTTGTCGGATGGTATGCCCTGAAACAGGACAAGCTGTGGCAATGGCTCGCCTTGGGGCTTTTGACCGGCACTGCGGTCTATATCAAATATTCGATGGCCATTCTCGTGGTCGCCCTGCTGCTCTTCCTGCTAATCGAGCCTCAGGCCCGCCAGCGCTTGCGCAGCAAGGGATTGTGGCTGGCATCCTTGCTGGCACTTCTGATTTCGGCACCACATCTATATTGGCTGATAGACAGCAACTTCCAATCCCTTGCCTATGCGTCGACCCGTTCGGCACCGCTTGAAGGCATCACCGCGCGCATCTTGGGGCCTTTGGGCTTCGTTGGGGCGCAGATCGGACATCACGGCGCATTGTTGCTGGTGCTTGTTCTGGGTGGCGGCTTGCTGCCTTTTTGGCGCAAGGGGCTGACCGGACGCGTTTCCTTTGCCTTTGCCGGGACACTGGAACAACGCTATATCCTCTGGATCGCGCTGGTTCCGATCCTGTTGACGATCCTTCTTTCGGTGATCAGTGGCAGCGAGATGCGTCCAATGTGGCCGGCGCCGATGTTTTCCTTCTCGGCCCTCGCGCTGCTTGGCAGTCTGAAGACTGCTTATTATAAGGACCGGTTTCGCGCCATGGTCATTGGCTGGGCAGCACTCTATTTCGGCATCTTGGTGGTGATTGCCTCGATGGGACTGTTCGGCTCCCACTTCATCAAGAAGCCGTTGCGGGTGGACTGGCCGGGTTCAACTATTGCCAGCCATTTTTCCAAAGCCTGGCAAAGCCAGTTTGGCCAACCATTGGCCTTTGTCGGCGGCAATGCATGGATTGGCGGCAATGTGTCCTTTTATGCGCCTGAACGTCCCTCGCTGGTATATCTGGAAGATTGGGGCAGAAGCCCTTGGGCGGATCCAGCACAGGTGCGTTGCCAAGGCCTTTTGATCCTGTGGCAACAAAAAGACGGCTCAGAGCCACGGCTTCCAGACTATGAAGGGATTGATCTGAAAAAGATCAGCGCATCCGGCCTAGAAGCCTTCCCTTGGAAGGTCACCGACAAACCCTTCCGCATCGGCTGGGCCATGATGCCGCCAGAGCCAGACGCTTGCCAATAA
- a CDS encoding methyl-accepting chemotaxis protein produces MNQQNCKEALNFLESGIPHNRKTDTLDKYLTKDLPDVVSELHAALGKSCAGELLPKSPEAVSNLKGRQQEHWEQLFSQPFDEDSEARAAKTGLVHQRIGLPTDWYVASYGRALMKMIPSITKKYSFRSKELDGVLANLLFRAFADMSVSITGYERAAVDEAAKEARGSNVANLGKLSHSVAEINDIMLQVALLRKNSEDVAYNSQTISAAATEMVSSVEELSRNSEGVSNEAKDTNSNVINGQDTVRKMSTTMSHIANSVEETSRRVDELATASEQINQIIAVIENIAAQTNLLALNATIEAARAGEAGKGFAVVAAEVKDLANQTSRSTEDIIQKVSTLREGMANIQKTMEASTNAVLDGEAAINETSSLMERVSGQIGSVSGNMHEISSILSGQKDASAEVAANIGKIADIATDNDTMVSMVAMSLAESTDYFSSSARDMLDEDNAASLCYAAKIDHILFKRQVLNTCTGDDNWTSDKVPDHHECRLGVWYDKITDPDLRGSRAFTDLVEPHKQVHDSAKRALDAHAAGDDDEMLDALRELDATSKKVVDLLDKLAMEIIEREKRHVA; encoded by the coding sequence ATGAACCAGCAAAACTGCAAGGAAGCACTGAACTTTCTTGAAAGTGGAATTCCCCATAATCGGAAGACAGATACGCTCGACAAGTATCTGACCAAGGATTTGCCGGACGTCGTGAGTGAACTTCATGCGGCTCTTGGCAAGAGCTGCGCCGGTGAATTGTTGCCCAAAAGCCCCGAGGCTGTGAGCAATCTGAAGGGCCGTCAGCAGGAGCACTGGGAACAGCTTTTCTCGCAGCCATTTGACGAGGATTCTGAGGCCCGAGCTGCCAAAACCGGCCTTGTTCATCAGCGCATCGGACTTCCGACTGATTGGTATGTTGCCTCCTATGGCCGTGCTTTGATGAAAATGATCCCGAGCATCACCAAGAAATACAGCTTTAGAAGCAAGGAATTGGACGGCGTTCTTGCCAATTTGCTGTTCCGCGCTTTTGCAGACATGAGTGTTTCGATCACTGGCTATGAGCGCGCTGCCGTTGATGAGGCGGCCAAAGAAGCGCGCGGCTCCAATGTGGCCAATCTGGGCAAGTTGTCTCACTCCGTTGCCGAAATCAACGACATCATGTTGCAGGTCGCCTTGCTGCGCAAAAACTCCGAAGATGTGGCATATAACAGCCAGACCATCTCGGCCGCAGCAACCGAAATGGTCTCTTCGGTGGAAGAGCTGTCCCGCAACTCGGAAGGCGTAAGCAACGAAGCCAAAGACACCAATTCCAACGTGATCAATGGTCAGGACACGGTGCGCAAAATGTCCACCACCATGTCTCACATCGCCAATTCGGTGGAAGAGACATCCCGTCGCGTGGATGAATTGGCGACCGCATCCGAGCAGATCAATCAAATCATTGCAGTGATTGAAAATATTGCCGCCCAGACCAATCTGCTGGCCTTGAATGCCACCATCGAAGCTGCTCGTGCAGGCGAAGCTGGCAAAGGCTTTGCCGTTGTGGCTGCCGAGGTGAAGGATCTGGCCAACCAGACGTCTCGCTCGACCGAAGACATCATTCAGAAAGTGTCAACGCTGCGCGAAGGCATGGCGAACATCCAGAAAACCATGGAAGCCTCGACCAATGCGGTGCTCGACGGCGAAGCTGCGATCAACGAAACATCGAGCCTGATGGAACGGGTATCGGGACAGATCGGCTCTGTCTCTGGCAACATGCATGAGATTTCCAGCATTCTGTCTGGTCAGAAAGATGCCAGCGCCGAAGTGGCTGCCAACATTGGCAAGATCGCCGACATCGCGACCGACAATGATACCATGGTGTCTATGGTTGCCATGTCTCTGGCTGAAAGCACCGACTATTTCTCCAGCAGCGCCCGCGACATGCTAGATGAAGACAATGCCGCTTCCCTTTGCTATGCCGCCAAGATTGATCATATCCTGTTCAAGCGGCAGGTTCTGAATACCTGCACCGGTGACGACAACTGGACTTCAGACAAGGTGCCGGATCATCACGAATGCCGTCTTGGTGTCTGGTATGACAAGATCACCGATCCGGACTTGCGCGGATCCCGCGCCTTTACGGATCTGGTCGAGCCGCACAAGCAGGTTCATGATAGTGCCAAACGCGCCCTCGACGCCCATGCCGCTGGCGATGATGACGAAATGCTGGACGCCTTGAGAGAACTCGATGCGACGAGCAAGAAGGTTGTCGACCTCCTTGACAAGCTGGCAATGGAAATTATCGAGCGCGAAAAGCGCCACGTGGCGTGA
- the yacG gene encoding DNA gyrase inhibitor YacG has translation MTNSPKDEVKSAAAKVTGLRRARPCPICDKPSTKEAYPFCSPRCKDVDLSRWFSGSYAIPAVEEDDPEDEDFNA, from the coding sequence ATGACCAACAGCCCCAAGGACGAAGTCAAATCCGCCGCTGCCAAGGTGACCGGATTGCGGCGCGCTCGGCCATGTCCGATCTGCGACAAGCCCTCCACCAAGGAGGCCTATCCTTTCTGCTCGCCGCGTTGCAAGGATGTGGACCTGAGCCGCTGGTTCAGCGGCTCCTATGCGATCCCCGCTGTAGAAGAGGACGACCCCGAAGACGAAGATTTCAACGCATAA
- a CDS encoding Maf-like protein — MSDSFRLILASASPRRLQLLQQIGIEPVALKPADLDETPQKNEQPRALARRLSEEKAAAIYQAYKADERLGGSYILAADTVVAVGRRSLPKTELAEEAIQCLTLLSGRTHKVFTGVSLVTPKGKTRTKVVETRIRFKRLTGDIDPYIASGEWRGKAGGYAIQGIAGSFVVNLVGSYSSVVGLPLHETSNLLLGEGYPLRLKWLGGVG, encoded by the coding sequence ATGTCTGATTCCTTCCGTCTCATTCTGGCGTCCGCTTCTCCGCGCCGCTTGCAACTGCTTCAGCAGATCGGCATTGAACCGGTTGCGCTGAAGCCTGCAGATCTTGATGAAACACCGCAGAAAAACGAGCAACCCCGCGCTCTGGCCCGTCGCCTGAGCGAGGAAAAGGCAGCTGCCATTTATCAGGCTTACAAGGCTGATGAACGGCTTGGTGGAAGCTATATTCTGGCTGCCGACACGGTCGTTGCAGTGGGGCGTCGTTCCCTGCCCAAAACCGAACTGGCCGAAGAAGCGATCCAGTGCCTGACCCTGCTGTCGGGCCGCACCCACAAGGTCTTTACCGGCGTCAGTCTTGTCACTCCGAAAGGCAAGACCCGCACCAAGGTTGTCGAAACCCGCATTCGCTTCAAGCGTTTGACGGGGGACATCGACCCCTATATTGCGTCGGGCGAATGGCGCGGCAAGGCCGGTGGTTATGCCATTCAGGGCATTGCCGGCTCTTTCGTCGTCAATCTGGTGGGCTCGTACAGTTCCGTGGTCGGCTTGCCTTTGCACGAGACCTCCAACCTGTTGCTGGGTGAAGGCTATCCGCTGCGTCTCAAATGGCTCGGCGGTGTAGGATAA
- the infA gene encoding translation initiation factor IF-1: MAKEEVLEFPGVVIELLPNATFRVKLENDHEIVAHTAGRMRKNRIRVLAGDKVQVEMTPYDLTKGRITYRFK; the protein is encoded by the coding sequence ATGGCGAAAGAAGAAGTACTGGAATTCCCTGGTGTTGTCATCGAATTGCTGCCCAATGCCACATTCCGTGTAAAGCTTGAAAATGACCACGAAATCGTTGCTCACACGGCAGGCCGCATGCGCAAGAACCGCATCCGCGTGCTCGCTGGTGACAAGGTGCAGGTCGAAATGACCCCGTATGATTTGACCAAGGGTCGTATCACCTACCGGTTCAAATAA
- a CDS encoding protein-tyrosine-phosphatase yields MVDYTAGFDERPASVLFACGMNAIRSPIAEALANHLFPGAFYVRSVGVRCGKPDPFAAAVMDEIGLDISEHEPVTFDDMEDSYFDLIISLAPEAHHKSLEWSRGHAVETEYWPTMDPALAIGSREQIMDAYRAVRDGLMVKLKDRFEWISPAGG; encoded by the coding sequence ATGGTCGATTACACTGCGGGCTTTGATGAACGTCCCGCCTCGGTCCTCTTTGCCTGTGGCATGAACGCCATTCGCTCGCCCATAGCCGAAGCGCTGGCCAATCACCTTTTCCCCGGCGCCTTCTATGTGCGCTCGGTCGGGGTTCGCTGTGGCAAGCCCGACCCGTTCGCCGCTGCCGTGATGGACGAAATCGGTCTGGACATATCAGAACATGAACCTGTCACCTTCGATGATATGGAGGACAGCTATTTCGATCTGATCATTTCTCTTGCGCCCGAAGCCCATCACAAGTCTCTTGAATGGAGCAGGGGGCACGCGGTTGAAACCGAATATTGGCCCACCATGGATCCCGCTTTGGCCATTGGATCCCGCGAGCAGATCATGGATGCCTATCGCGCCGTGCGCGACGGTTTGATGGTCAAGTTGAAGGATCGATTCGAGTGGATCTCGCCAGCGGGCGGTTGA
- a CDS encoding UPF0262 family protein, translating to MAETKGTDAVEETNSASEANEPDSVAVDQNACRFRLCAVNLDPKSIQPANAETEHERSVAIYDLVEENSFQPVGHEQGGPYCLDLSMIERKLVLDIKLESGDTIATHILSLTPFRRIIKDYFLICDSYYEAIKTATPSRIEAIDMGRRGLHNEGSQILQSRLEGKIITDFPTARRLFTLICALHWRG from the coding sequence ATGGCTGAAACGAAGGGGACGGATGCGGTCGAGGAGACCAATAGCGCAAGTGAGGCCAACGAGCCTGACAGCGTGGCAGTCGATCAGAATGCGTGCAGATTCCGCCTTTGCGCCGTCAATCTCGATCCGAAATCCATCCAGCCAGCCAATGCGGAAACCGAACATGAACGCTCGGTTGCGATCTATGATCTGGTTGAGGAAAACAGCTTTCAGCCTGTTGGCCATGAACAGGGTGGCCCCTATTGCCTCGATCTATCGATGATTGAGCGCAAGCTGGTGCTCGACATCAAGCTCGAAAGCGGCGATACAATCGCGACTCACATCCTGTCGCTGACCCCATTCCGCCGCATCATCAAGGATTATTTCCTGATCTGCGACAGCTATTATGAAGCCATCAAGACCGCCACGCCCAGCCGCATCGAGGCCATCGATATGGGGCGACGCGGGCTTCACAATGAAGGATCGCAAATTCTTCAGTCGCGACTGGAAGGCAAGATCATCACCGATTTCCCAACTGCGCGCCGTCTCTTCACGTTGATCTGCGCTCTGCATTGGCGAGGATGA
- the hisD gene encoding histidinol dehydrogenase produces the protein MAIRLDASDAAFDAAFADLLTMKREVSEDVDVIVRDIIEDVKGRGDEALFDYTAKFDRFDARPAGLRISEAEIDQAVAKVDAQTMAALELARDRIQSHHARQMPKDDMYEDALGVKLGSRWTAIEAVGLYVPGGLAAYPSSVLMNAVPAKVAGVKRLVMVVPTPDNKLNPLVLAAARLAGVDEIYRVGGAQAIAALAYGTKTIAPVYKIVGPGNAFVAAAKRRVFGLVGIDMIAGPSEVLILADKNNDPDWLAVDLMAQAEHDKAAQAILITNDADLADATEKAVERLIETLPKAEIAGASWADYGAVITVPDLETGLALSNRIAPEHLELAMDDAASMVDKVHNAGAIFVGHFTPEAVGDYVGGSNHVLPTARSARFSSGLSTLDFVKRTSVLQCNAMNLREIGPAAITLAREEGLEAHARSVAKRLNMS, from the coding sequence ATGGCCATTCGCCTTGATGCTTCCGACGCTGCTTTTGACGCCGCTTTCGCCGACCTTCTGACCATGAAGCGGGAAGTTTCAGAAGATGTCGACGTCATCGTTCGCGACATTATCGAGGATGTGAAGGGCCGCGGCGATGAGGCCCTGTTCGACTATACCGCCAAATTTGACCGCTTTGATGCCCGCCCTGCAGGCCTGCGGATCAGCGAGGCCGAAATTGACCAAGCCGTCGCCAAGGTCGATGCACAGACCATGGCTGCGTTGGAGCTGGCCCGTGATCGCATCCAGTCTCATCATGCCCGTCAAATGCCAAAGGACGATATGTATGAGGATGCCTTGGGCGTCAAACTCGGCTCGCGCTGGACCGCAATCGAAGCCGTTGGGCTTTATGTGCCCGGTGGGCTGGCCGCTTACCCGTCGTCGGTTCTGATGAATGCGGTCCCTGCCAAGGTCGCCGGTGTCAAGCGCTTGGTGATGGTGGTTCCAACCCCGGACAATAAGCTCAACCCGCTGGTGCTGGCCGCCGCCCGTCTGGCTGGCGTTGATGAAATCTATCGTGTCGGTGGCGCACAGGCCATTGCTGCCCTGGCCTATGGCACCAAGACCATCGCCCCGGTCTACAAGATTGTCGGCCCCGGCAATGCCTTTGTGGCGGCAGCCAAGCGCCGGGTCTTCGGGCTGGTCGGTATCGACATGATTGCCGGCCCGTCAGAAGTGCTCATTCTGGCGGACAAGAACAATGATCCCGATTGGCTCGCCGTCGATCTGATGGCGCAGGCCGAGCATGACAAGGCGGCACAGGCAATCCTCATCACCAATGATGCAGATCTGGCAGACGCGACCGAGAAAGCCGTTGAACGTCTGATCGAAACCCTGCCAAAGGCCGAGATTGCCGGTGCCAGCTGGGCCGATTATGGCGCGGTCATTACCGTGCCCGATTTGGAAACCGGCCTTGCGCTTTCCAACCGCATTGCCCCGGAACATCTCGAACTGGCCATGGATGATGCCGCCTCGATGGTCGACAAGGTGCATAATGCGGGCGCTATTTTTGTGGGTCACTTCACCCCTGAAGCGGTGGGGGACTATGTTGGCGGCTCCAACCATGTGCTGCCAACGGCCCGCTCCGCGCGCTTCTCGTCTGGCTTGTCGACGCTTGATTTCGTCAAACGCACCTCGGTGCTCCAATGCAATGCCATGAACCTGCGTGAAATCGGCCCTGCTGCCATCACTCTGGCGCGCGAGGAAGGGCTTGAGGCACATGCCCGCTCGGTCGCCAAGCGGTTGAATATGTCTTGA
- a CDS encoding tetratricopeptide repeat protein — MMKKTFFAAFLATGVALATASTAFAVGSDTSEPPEPTETTKKCEKGEVFNPDTKKCTKPTSKIFSDDQLYDAVRELAYAGHYDWAMDVIAAAANPNDPRMLNYKGFIHRKLGHFNLAMDYYKAAIKLDPDYILARSYMGQGLVAEGKMSAARAQLFEIEQRGGGDSWAYAALEQSIREKAKVY; from the coding sequence ATGATGAAAAAAACTTTCTTTGCGGCCTTTCTTGCGACCGGGGTCGCATTGGCAACAGCCAGCACCGCATTTGCCGTAGGATCGGATACGAGCGAGCCACCAGAACCAACAGAGACGACGAAAAAATGTGAAAAGGGGGAAGTGTTCAACCCCGACACAAAGAAATGCACCAAACCCACATCAAAGATTTTCAGTGATGATCAGCTCTATGACGCAGTGCGCGAGCTTGCCTATGCCGGCCATTATGACTGGGCAATGGACGTGATTGCGGCCGCGGCCAATCCGAACGATCCGCGTATGCTGAATTACAAGGGCTTCATTCATCGCAAGCTTGGACATTTCAATCTGGCGATGGACTATTACAAGGCTGCGATCAAACTCGATCCAGACTATATTCTGGCTCGGTCCTATATGGGACAGGGGCTTGTTGCGGAAGGCAAGATGAGCGCGGCACGCGCGCAGTTGTTCGAGATTGAACAACGCGGTGGCGGTGACAGCTGGGCCTATGCAGCGCTGGAGCAAAGCATCCGCGAGAAAGCCAAGGTCTATTGA
- a CDS encoding DUF2948 family protein yields the protein MSMLKLAALDAEDLQVVSSQIQDAVVRVGDIHWQKAENRLVIRMNRFAWEKAVTQKRRIFGPKPIYERHEAVLHFDRVLSVQGRNIRAGAQDAVLNLLSASFEPRGEGPDGIVSLIFAGDAELRVNVECIEAQLADTGAAWETENLPEHKAAESFEKQLASEV from the coding sequence ATGTCGATGCTCAAGCTTGCCGCACTGGACGCAGAAGACCTGCAGGTGGTCTCAAGCCAAATTCAGGATGCAGTCGTGCGCGTCGGTGATATTCACTGGCAGAAGGCTGAAAATCGTCTGGTGATCCGCATGAACCGCTTTGCCTGGGAAAAGGCGGTGACGCAGAAACGCCGCATCTTCGGCCCCAAGCCGATTTATGAGCGTCACGAAGCCGTGTTGCATTTTGACCGTGTCTTGTCCGTTCAGGGGCGCAATATCCGCGCCGGCGCGCAGGACGCAGTACTGAACCTGCTCTCTGCCAGTTTTGAGCCGAGAGGGGAGGGGCCTGATGGCATCGTCTCTCTGATCTTTGCGGGCGACGCAGAATTGCGCGTGAATGTCGAGTGTATCGAAGCCCAATTGGCCGATACGGGTGCTGCCTGGGAAACCGAAAACCTGCCCGAGCATAAAGCAGCCGAAAGCTTCGAGAAGCAACTGGCCAGCGAGGTCTAA
- the murA gene encoding UDP-N-acetylglucosamine 1-carboxyvinyltransferase: MDAIRIVGGAQLNGVIPISGAKNAALPLMIASLLTDEELILENLPRLRDVQQLQQILSNHGVSYMIEGKRPGQDTMAGQVVRLQAKEIIDTRAPYDLVSKMRASFWVIGPLLARMGQCEVSLPGGCAIGTRPVDFFIDGLAAMGADIDIDKGYVVAKAPDGLKGGEFTFPRISVGATHVLMMAASLAKGTMVLKNAAREPEVVDLANCLIAMGAKISGAGTDTITIDGVEKLHGARHSVLPDRIETGTYAMAVAMTGGDVLLKGARADLLQAALDILAETGTTVETTSEGIRVSRNGTPLKAVSAKTDPFPGFPTDLQAQFMALMTMAEGTSTITETIFENRFMHVQELARLGAKISLDGQEAHVTGVDKLTGAQVMATDLRASVSLVIAGLVADGETKVNRVYHLDRGFERLEDKLAACGATVERISA, encoded by the coding sequence ATGGACGCAATTCGTATTGTAGGTGGTGCCCAGCTGAATGGTGTGATCCCGATTTCCGGAGCGAAGAATGCGGCTCTGCCATTGATGATCGCATCCCTGCTGACGGATGAGGAATTGATTCTGGAGAATTTGCCCCGCCTGCGCGATGTGCAGCAGCTCCAGCAGATTCTTTCCAACCATGGCGTCAGCTACATGATCGAAGGCAAGCGTCCGGGGCAAGACACCATGGCCGGTCAGGTGGTCCGTTTGCAGGCCAAGGAAATCATCGATACCCGCGCACCTTACGATCTGGTCTCTAAAATGCGCGCCAGTTTCTGGGTCATCGGCCCCTTGCTCGCCCGTATGGGCCAGTGCGAGGTCTCGCTGCCCGGTGGCTGTGCGATCGGCACCCGGCCGGTCGACTTCTTCATTGACGGCCTGGCTGCCATGGGGGCGGATATCGACATTGATAAGGGCTATGTGGTCGCCAAGGCACCCGATGGCCTGAAGGGTGGAGAATTCACCTTCCCGCGCATTTCCGTTGGCGCAACCCATGTATTGATGATGGCCGCAAGCCTTGCCAAAGGCACGATGGTGCTCAAAAATGCCGCTCGTGAGCCTGAGGTGGTGGATCTGGCCAATTGCCTGATCGCCATGGGGGCGAAAATTTCCGGCGCAGGGACGGACACCATCACCATTGACGGGGTGGAAAAGCTCCATGGGGCGCGTCATTCGGTTCTGCCAGACCGGATCGAGACCGGCACCTATGCCATGGCCGTGGCCATGACCGGCGGCGATGTCTTGCTCAAAGGCGCCCGCGCCGACCTGCTGCAAGCCGCTCTGGACATTCTGGCGGAAACCGGCACAACTGTCGAAACCACAAGCGAGGGCATTCGTGTATCGCGCAATGGCACGCCCCTGAAGGCCGTCAGCGCCAAAACAGATCCGTTTCCCGGCTTCCCGACCGACCTGCAGGCTCAGTTCATGGCGTTGATGACCATGGCCGAGGGCACCTCGACCATCACCGAAACCATCTTTGAGAACCGTTTCATGCATGTGCAGGAACTGGCACGTCTGGGAGCCAAAATCTCTCTTGATGGCCAGGAGGCGCATGTCACGGGCGTTGACAAGCTGACCGGGGCACAGGTGATGGCAACCGACCTCAGGGCATCTGTCTCGCTGGTCATTGCCGGTCTGGTGGCTGATGGTGAAACCAAGGTCAACCGCGTCTATCACCTCGACCGCGGATTTGAGCGCCTTGAAGACAAGCTGGCCGCCTGTGGCGCAACGGTGGAACGCATTTCTGCCTGA